From one Cynocephalus volans isolate mCynVol1 chromosome X, mCynVol1.pri, whole genome shotgun sequence genomic stretch:
- the LOC134368276 gene encoding thymosin beta-15A, producing MSDKPDLSEVEKFDKSKLKKTHTEEKNTLPSKETIQQEKQCAQTS from the exons ATGAGTGATAAGCCAGACTTGTCGGAGGTGGAGAAGTTTGACaagtcaaaactgaagaaaactcataccgaggaaaaaaatactcttccctCAAAGGAAA cgaTCCAGCAGGAGAAACAGTGTGCTCAGACATCGTAA
- the LOC134368277 gene encoding histone H2B-like, with amino-acid sequence MAEPASAPSPEEGVSTQAPEKGAPTALKQKKPRRHRRRSRRHTRCRRGRHGEDSFATYFPRVLKLVHDGLSLSQQAVNVMDSCISDLFERLAEEAGRLARYNQRCTLTSQDIQAAVHLLLTGELRKHAVTEGTRAVLRFTMST; translated from the coding sequence ATGGCGGAGCCTGCCTCTGCCCCATCTCCGGAGGAAGGTGTCAGCACCCAGGCGCCTGAGAAGGGCGCTCCGACGGCCCTGAAACAGAAGAAGCCCAGGCGCcatcgccgccgcagccgccgtcaCACCCGCTGCCGCCGCGGCCGCCACGGCGAGGACAGTTTCGCCACCTATTTCCCCAGGGTTCTGAAGCTGGTCCACGACGGCCTCAGCCTGTCCCAGCAGGCCGTGAACGTCATGGACTCGTGCATTAGCGACCTCTTCGAGCGCCTCGCCGAAGAGGCCGGCCGCCTGGCCCGTTACAACCAGCGCTGCACCCTCACCTCACAGGACATCCAGGCCGCCGTGCACCTGCTGCTGACCGGGGAGCTCCGCAAGCATGCCGTGACCGAGGGCACCAGGGCTGTGCTCAGGTTTACCATGAGCACATGA